A region of Myxococcus stipitatus DSM 14675 DNA encodes the following proteins:
- the rplB gene encoding 50S ribosomal protein L2 — translation MGIKKYKPTSAARRLMTVSDFADITKDAPEKKLTEPLKRSGGRNVHGHITRRHQGGGHKRRYRVIDFKRRDKDGVPAKVTAVEYDPNRTANIALLTYADGEKRYILAPVGLNVGDTVFAGENADIRPGNSLPLQNIPVGTVIHNVELKPGRGAQVIRSAGTSGQLMAKEGRYAQVRMPSGTVRMVLIECRATVGQVGNIEHEIIRIGKAGKSRWLGIRPTVRGLAMNPVDHPHGGGEGKSGQGNPHPVSPWGKKTKGLTTRTNKRTDKFIVSGRRQGARSQ, via the coding sequence ATGGGCATCAAGAAGTACAAGCCGACAAGCGCCGCCCGCCGTCTGATGACGGTGTCCGATTTCGCGGACATCACCAAGGACGCGCCCGAGAAGAAGCTGACCGAGCCGCTGAAGCGCTCGGGTGGCCGTAACGTCCACGGACACATCACCCGTCGCCACCAGGGTGGTGGTCACAAGCGCCGCTACCGCGTCATCGACTTCAAGCGTCGTGACAAGGACGGCGTGCCGGCCAAGGTCACCGCGGTGGAGTACGACCCGAACCGCACCGCCAACATCGCCCTGCTGACGTATGCGGACGGTGAGAAGCGCTACATCCTGGCCCCGGTGGGCCTGAATGTGGGCGACACGGTGTTCGCCGGCGAGAACGCGGACATCCGTCCGGGCAACTCCCTGCCGCTGCAGAACATCCCGGTGGGTACGGTCATCCACAACGTGGAGCTGAAGCCGGGCCGTGGCGCCCAGGTCATCCGCTCCGCGGGCACGTCTGGCCAGTTGATGGCGAAGGAGGGCCGCTACGCTCAGGTGCGTATGCCTTCCGGGACCGTCCGCATGGTCCTGATTGAGTGCCGCGCCACCGTGGGCCAGGTGGGTAACATCGAGCACGAGATCATCCGCATCGGTAAGGCGGGTAAGAGCCGGTGGCTGGGCATCCGCCCGACGGTTCGTGGTCTCGCGATGAACCCCGTGGACCACCCGCACGGTGGTGGTGAGGGTAAGTCCGGCCAGGGTAACCCGCACCCGGTGTCGCCGTGGGGCAAGAAGACCAAGGGCCTCACCACGCGTACCAACAAGCGTACTGACAAGTTCATTGTGAGCGGCCGCCGCCAGGGCGCGCGCAGCCAGTAA
- a CDS encoding 50S ribosomal protein L23 — MNLSDVIKGPLITEKLDKAREKFRQYSFIVDRKATKHDVSRAVETLFKVTVEGVRTNIVRGKIKRVGKSMGKRPNFKKAVVTLKEGDSIELFEGGAA, encoded by the coding sequence ATGAATCTCAGCGACGTCATCAAGGGTCCGCTCATCACCGAGAAGCTGGACAAGGCCCGTGAGAAGTTCCGGCAGTACTCGTTCATCGTCGACCGCAAGGCCACCAAGCACGACGTGAGTCGCGCCGTGGAGACGCTGTTCAAGGTCACGGTCGAGGGTGTTCGCACCAACATCGTCCGCGGCAAGATCAAGCGCGTCGGTAAGAGCATGGGCAAGCGGCCCAACTTCAAGAAGGCGGTCGTCACCCTCAAGGAAGGCGACTCGATCGAACTCTTCGAGGGAGGGGCGGCCTGA
- the rplD gene encoding 50S ribosomal protein L4 yields the protein MAKFDVVDLDLKKVSEIELSDDIFGAEPNTHLFYEVAKMQQINRRRGTVGVKNTSLVSGGGKKPWKQKGTGRARQGSIRASHWVGGGKAMAPKSRDYFYRPPRKVRRGALKSALSLRAKEKTLIILSGFSLDAPKSKQAFEVLTKRLKLQNALVVDDKGNTNLHRSVRNLSKFDVLPPEGVNLEAVLKHSHLVLTSAAAKSLEGALS from the coding sequence ATGGCGAAGTTTGACGTTGTCGACCTGGATTTGAAGAAGGTGTCGGAGATCGAGCTCTCCGACGATATCTTCGGCGCCGAGCCGAACACGCACCTCTTTTACGAGGTCGCGAAGATGCAGCAGATCAACCGGCGTCGCGGCACGGTGGGTGTGAAGAACACCTCGCTGGTCAGCGGCGGCGGCAAGAAGCCCTGGAAGCAGAAGGGCACCGGTCGCGCCCGCCAGGGTTCCATCCGCGCTTCCCACTGGGTGGGCGGCGGCAAGGCGATGGCTCCCAAGTCTCGTGATTACTTCTACCGCCCGCCCCGCAAGGTGCGTCGCGGCGCGCTGAAGTCCGCGCTGTCCCTGCGCGCCAAGGAGAAGACGCTCATCATCCTGAGCGGGTTCTCCCTGGATGCCCCCAAGAGCAAGCAGGCCTTCGAGGTGCTGACCAAGCGCCTGAAGCTGCAGAACGCTCTGGTGGTGGACGACAAGGGCAACACCAACCTGCATCGCAGCGTTCGGAACCTGTCGAAGTTCGACGTGCTGCCTCCCGAGGGCGTCAACCTCGAGGCCGTGCTGAAGCACTCGCACCTCGTCCTGACCTCCGCGGCCGCGAAGTCCCTCGAAGGGGCGCTCTCATGA
- the rpsJ gene encoding 30S ribosomal protein S10, giving the protein MATQKIRIRLKAYDSKLLDQSAGEIVETAKRTGAKVAGPIPLPTRINKFTVLRSPHVDKKSREQFEIRTHKRLLDILEPTQQTLDALMKLDLSAGVDVEIKS; this is encoded by the coding sequence ATGGCGACACAGAAGATCCGCATCCGGCTGAAGGCATACGACTCGAAGCTCCTGGACCAGAGCGCGGGGGAGATCGTCGAGACGGCTAAGCGCACGGGCGCGAAGGTGGCCGGTCCGATCCCCCTTCCGACGCGCATCAACAAGTTCACGGTGCTGCGGTCGCCGCACGTGGACAAGAAGAGCCGCGAGCAGTTTGAGATCCGCACGCACAAGCGCCTGCTCGACATTCTCGAGCCTACGCAGCAGACGCTGGATGCGTTGATGAAGCTGGATCTGTCGGCCGGCGTTGACGTCGAGATCAAGTCCTAG
- the tuf gene encoding elongation factor Tu: MAKEKFERNKPHVNIGTIGHVDHGKTSLTAAITKVLAKTGGATFLAYDQIDKAPEERERGITISTAHVEYQTANRHYAHVDCPGHADYVKNMITGAAQMDGAILVVSAADGPMPQTREHILLARQVGVPYIVVFLNKVDLLDDPELRELVEMEVRDLLKKYEFPGDTIPIIPGSAVKALEGDASDIGEPAILKLMAAVDSYIPTPQRATDKPFLMPVEDVFSIAGRGTVATGRVERGKVKVGEEVEVVGLRPTQKTVVTGVEMFRKLLDEGMAGDNIGALVRGLKREDMERGQVIAKPGSITPHTKFKAQIYVLSKEEGGRHTPFFKGYRPQFYFRTTDVTGTVKLPENVEMVMPGDNIAIEVDLITPVAMEKELRFAVREGGRTVGAGVVAEVIE, encoded by the coding sequence ATGGCCAAGGAGAAGTTCGAGCGTAACAAGCCCCACGTGAACATCGGCACGATCGGACACGTGGACCACGGCAAGACGTCGCTGACGGCGGCCATCACGAAGGTGCTGGCGAAGACGGGCGGCGCCACGTTCCTGGCGTACGACCAGATCGACAAGGCGCCGGAAGAGCGCGAGCGCGGCATCACGATTTCGACGGCGCACGTGGAGTACCAGACGGCGAACCGTCACTACGCGCATGTCGACTGTCCGGGCCACGCCGACTACGTGAAGAACATGATCACGGGCGCTGCGCAGATGGACGGCGCGATTCTCGTGGTGTCGGCGGCGGACGGCCCGATGCCGCAGACGCGTGAGCACATCCTGCTGGCGCGCCAGGTCGGCGTTCCGTACATCGTGGTCTTCCTGAACAAGGTGGACCTGCTGGACGACCCCGAGCTGCGCGAGCTCGTGGAGATGGAGGTCCGGGACCTGCTGAAGAAGTACGAGTTCCCTGGCGACACCATCCCCATCATCCCCGGGTCCGCCGTGAAGGCGCTCGAGGGTGACGCGAGCGACATCGGCGAGCCGGCCATCCTGAAGCTGATGGCGGCGGTGGACAGCTACATCCCGACCCCGCAGCGCGCGACGGACAAGCCCTTCCTGATGCCGGTGGAGGACGTGTTCTCCATCGCCGGCCGTGGAACGGTGGCGACGGGTCGCGTGGAGCGCGGCAAGGTGAAGGTCGGCGAGGAAGTTGAAGTTGTCGGTCTGCGTCCGACGCAGAAGACGGTCGTGACGGGCGTAGAGATGTTCCGCAAGCTGCTCGATGAGGGCATGGCGGGCGACAACATCGGCGCGCTGGTCCGCGGTCTGAAGCGTGAGGACATGGAGCGTGGCCAGGTGATTGCGAAGCCGGGCTCCATCACGCCGCACACGAAGTTCAAGGCGCAGATCTACGTGCTGTCGAAGGAAGAGGGTGGTCGTCACACCCCGTTCTTCAAGGGCTACCGCCCGCAGTTCTACTTCCGCACGACGGACGTGACGGGAACGGTGAAGCTGCCGGAGAACGTGGAGATGGTGATGCCGGGCGACAACATCGCTATCGAGGTGGACCTCATCACCCCTGTGGCGATGGAGAAGGAGCTGCGCTTCGCTGTCCGCGAGGGTGGCCGTACCGTGGGCGCCGGCGTCGTGGCCGAAGTCATCGAGTAG
- the fusA gene encoding elongation factor G, protein MAREHPLERYRNIGIMAHIDAGKTTTTERILFYTGAIHRMGEVHEGTTTTDWMPQERERGITITSAAITAFWSRGDQRYRVNIIDTPGHVDFTIEVERSLRVLDGAITVFDAVNGVEPQSETVWRQADRYKVPRICFINKMDRVGADFEMSVGTIREKLGARAVRMQLPLGAEDKHRGVIDLVTMKALVFVDSEQGSRYDVVDIPEDLLAEAELARAELLEAAAEQDDALTEKFLEGQELTEQEIRSAIRKGCVGLKLFPVFCGSAFRHKGVQPLLDAVIDYLPSPLDIPPIHGKTPKGEDAVRETRDDAPFSALAFKIMNDPAFQSQTLTFLRVYSGKLEAGTAVWNSVKGKRERVSRLVQMRADKKEELTECYAGDICAVVGLKLATTGDTLCDDKQPIVLERMEFPEPVIDIAIEPKSTADQEKIIQSLQRLAAEDPSFRVKTNEETGQTIIAGMGELHLEIIVDRLLREFKVDANIGKPQVAYRETITSQTEAEGKYIRQTGGRGQYGHIWLRVMPNEPGKGFAFENKVVGGVVTKEFVDAVREGVVEALQNGPVAGYPMVDVKVEAYDGSIHDVDSSEMAFKIAGSLAFKDAVRAASPVLLEPIMSCEIVTPEDFMGDVIGDLNGRRGKVLGMTPRPGRTQAIQAQVPLAAMFGYSTDLRSRSQGRATYTMQFSHYAPAPKSALNRY, encoded by the coding sequence ATGGCTCGCGAGCATCCCCTGGAGCGCTACCGCAACATCGGCATCATGGCGCACATCGATGCCGGCAAGACGACCACGACCGAGCGGATCCTCTTCTACACCGGCGCCATCCATCGGATGGGCGAGGTGCATGAGGGGACGACCACCACGGACTGGATGCCGCAGGAGCGCGAGCGCGGCATCACGATTACGTCTGCCGCCATCACCGCGTTCTGGAGCCGCGGCGACCAGCGCTATCGCGTCAACATCATCGACACCCCGGGGCACGTCGACTTCACCATCGAGGTGGAGCGGTCGCTGCGCGTGCTGGACGGGGCCATCACCGTGTTCGATGCGGTGAACGGCGTGGAGCCGCAGTCGGAGACAGTCTGGCGCCAGGCCGACCGGTACAAGGTCCCTCGCATCTGCTTCATCAACAAGATGGACCGGGTGGGCGCCGACTTCGAGATGTCCGTGGGAACCATCCGCGAGAAGCTGGGGGCCCGCGCCGTGCGCATGCAGCTCCCGCTGGGCGCGGAGGACAAGCACCGCGGTGTCATCGACCTCGTCACCATGAAGGCCCTGGTGTTCGTCGACTCGGAGCAGGGCAGCCGGTACGACGTGGTGGACATCCCGGAGGACCTCCTCGCGGAGGCCGAGCTCGCGCGCGCGGAGCTGCTGGAGGCCGCGGCCGAGCAGGACGACGCGCTGACGGAGAAGTTCCTCGAGGGCCAGGAGCTGACGGAGCAGGAGATTCGCTCCGCCATCCGCAAGGGCTGCGTGGGACTGAAGCTGTTCCCGGTGTTCTGCGGCTCGGCGTTCCGCCACAAGGGCGTGCAGCCGCTGCTGGACGCGGTGATTGACTACCTGCCCAGCCCGCTGGACATCCCGCCGATTCACGGCAAGACGCCCAAGGGCGAGGACGCGGTGCGCGAGACCCGCGACGACGCGCCCTTCAGCGCGCTTGCGTTCAAGATCATGAACGACCCGGCGTTCCAGTCGCAGACGCTGACGTTCCTTCGCGTCTACTCCGGGAAGCTGGAAGCGGGCACGGCGGTGTGGAACTCGGTGAAGGGCAAGCGCGAGCGCGTCAGCCGGCTCGTGCAGATGCGCGCGGACAAGAAGGAAGAGCTCACCGAGTGCTACGCGGGTGACATCTGCGCGGTGGTGGGGCTGAAGCTCGCCACCACGGGCGACACGCTCTGCGACGACAAGCAGCCCATCGTCCTCGAGCGGATGGAGTTCCCCGAGCCGGTCATCGACATCGCCATCGAGCCGAAGTCGACCGCGGACCAGGAGAAGATCATCCAGTCCCTGCAGCGGCTCGCGGCGGAGGACCCCTCGTTCCGGGTGAAGACGAACGAGGAGACGGGGCAGACCATCATCGCCGGCATGGGCGAGCTGCACCTGGAGATCATCGTCGACCGCCTCCTGCGCGAGTTCAAGGTCGACGCGAACATCGGCAAGCCGCAGGTGGCCTACCGGGAGACCATCACCAGCCAGACGGAGGCGGAGGGCAAGTACATCCGTCAGACGGGGGGCAGGGGACAGTACGGCCACATCTGGCTGCGGGTGATGCCCAACGAGCCGGGCAAGGGCTTCGCGTTCGAGAACAAGGTCGTGGGCGGCGTGGTGACGAAGGAGTTCGTCGACGCCGTGCGCGAGGGCGTCGTGGAGGCCCTGCAGAACGGTCCCGTGGCGGGCTATCCGATGGTGGACGTGAAGGTGGAGGCCTACGACGGCTCCATCCACGACGTGGACTCCAGCGAGATGGCGTTCAAGATCGCGGGCTCCCTGGCGTTCAAGGACGCGGTGCGCGCGGCCTCGCCCGTGCTGCTCGAGCCCATCATGAGCTGCGAAATCGTCACCCCCGAGGACTTCATGGGCGACGTGATTGGCGACCTCAACGGGCGCAGGGGCAAGGTCTTGGGCATGACGCCTCGGCCGGGGCGCACTCAAGCCATCCAGGCGCAGGTCCCCTTGGCCGCCATGTTCGGGTACTCAACGGACCTGCGCAGCCGCAGCCAGGGAAGGGCGACGTACACGATGCAGTTCAGTCACTACGCCCCCGCGCCGAAGAGCGCGCTCAATCGGTACTGA
- the rpsG gene encoding 30S ribosomal protein S7 — translation MPRRRVVAKRKILPDPKFQDRLVTKFVNDLMRKGKKSIAEGVCYGAFALIEERAKEDPLKTFKKALDNVKPVLEVKSRRVGGATYQVPVEVRQDRRVALGMRWIIQYSKARGEKTMQEKLAGEIMDAANNRGNAVKKREDTHKMAEANKAFAHYRW, via the coding sequence ATGCCTCGTCGTCGCGTAGTCGCCAAGCGCAAGATTCTTCCGGATCCGAAGTTCCAGGACCGGCTCGTCACCAAGTTCGTCAACGACCTGATGCGGAAGGGCAAGAAGTCCATCGCGGAAGGCGTTTGCTACGGAGCCTTCGCCCTCATCGAGGAGCGCGCGAAGGAGGACCCCCTCAAGACGTTCAAGAAGGCCCTCGACAACGTCAAGCCGGTGCTGGAGGTGAAGAGCCGCCGCGTCGGTGGCGCCACCTACCAGGTGCCCGTCGAGGTCCGTCAGGACCGTCGCGTCGCGCTCGGGATGCGCTGGATCATCCAGTACTCCAAGGCGCGTGGCGAGAAGACCATGCAGGAGAAGTTGGCCGGCGAGATCATGGATGCCGCCAACAACCGCGGTAACGCGGTGAAGAAGCGTGAAGACACGCACAAGATGGCGGAGGCCAACAAGGCTTTCGCGCACTACCGCTGGTAG
- the rpsL gene encoding 30S ribosomal protein S12 has product MPTISQLVRKGREKLNIKGKSPALKECPQKRGVCTRVYTTTPKKPNSALRKVARVRLTNGIEVTSYIPGVGHNLQEHSVVMIRGGRVKDLPGVRYHIVRGTLDSVGVAGRKQSRSKYGAKRPS; this is encoded by the coding sequence GTGCCGACCATTAGCCAGCTGGTCCGCAAGGGCCGCGAGAAGCTGAACATCAAGGGCAAGAGCCCCGCGCTCAAGGAGTGCCCTCAGAAGCGCGGCGTTTGCACCCGCGTGTACACCACGACTCCGAAGAAGCCGAACTCGGCCCTCCGCAAGGTGGCCCGCGTGCGTCTGACCAACGGAATCGAAGTGACGTCCTACATCCCCGGCGTGGGCCACAACCTCCAGGAGCACTCGGTGGTGATGATCCGCGGCGGTCGTGTGAAGGACCTCCCGGGTGTGCGCTACCACATCGTTCGTGGAACGCTCGACTCCGTGGGCGTGGCGGGCCGCAAGCAGAGCCGCTCCAAGTACGGCGCGAAGCGCCCGAGCTGA
- the rimI gene encoding ribosomal protein S18-alanine N-acetyltransferase — protein sequence MRRLQEDLEPRLSHGFSIRRMTLDDLAAVMALEQAAFKNPWSAELLKRELEHEWSTILLVEEPRESVPPLLLGLAIFWIVHDEVHVLNVATAPQHRRRGVARAVMEEVLERGKGRRCSLATLEVRKSNEPAIQLYRSFGFRPVGIRPNYYADEREDAVVMVLDF from the coding sequence ATGAGGCGGCTTCAGGAGGACCTGGAGCCCCGCCTGTCGCATGGTTTCTCCATCCGGCGGATGACCCTGGACGACCTGGCGGCGGTGATGGCGCTCGAGCAGGCGGCCTTCAAGAACCCCTGGTCCGCGGAGCTGCTCAAGCGCGAGCTGGAGCACGAATGGTCCACCATCCTCCTGGTGGAGGAGCCTCGGGAGTCCGTGCCGCCCTTGCTGCTGGGGTTGGCCATCTTCTGGATCGTCCACGACGAGGTCCATGTGCTCAACGTGGCCACCGCGCCCCAGCACCGGCGCAGGGGCGTGGCCCGGGCCGTGATGGAGGAGGTCCTGGAGCGGGGGAAGGGGCGGCGGTGCAGCCTTGCCACCTTGGAGGTGCGCAAGAGCAACGAGCCCGCGATCCAGCTCTACCGCTCGTTCGGCTTCCGGCCGGTGGGCATCCGTCCGAACTACTACGCGGACGAGCGTGAGGACGCGGTGGTGATGGTCCTCGACTTCTGA